The following proteins are co-located in the Streptomyces sp. NBC_01198 genome:
- a CDS encoding MIP/aquaporin family protein, with the protein MRLRNQGYELAPQVKLPEQKWHIKEACCEFIGTAVVLWAVISALRVLQSQSTPVAGWFSTPTSRVGFIGLTVGLCLVILLLSPLGRSSGGHLNPALTMALWLRRTLGWRDLISYTAAQIAGATTGVALSRVLYGPIIDRSPIHDGVLKPAMTYFLATLTEAGLTCVLLTTVLVFLSNRHLAPWCVCPSSILTALFIWWAGIASGASLSQARAIGPDIFVNNYPALSVYLVGPTMGGLAAAAIHFSFKRLPLTGKIRHDPKRSCTQRCALQHVR; encoded by the coding sequence ATGCGTCTAAGAAACCAGGGATACGAACTGGCGCCTCAAGTCAAACTGCCGGAACAGAAATGGCATATCAAGGAGGCTTGCTGCGAGTTCATTGGCACGGCGGTCGTTCTCTGGGCGGTGATCTCCGCGCTCCGCGTTCTGCAGAGCCAGAGCACTCCTGTCGCGGGATGGTTCTCCACCCCGACCTCCCGCGTGGGATTCATCGGCCTCACGGTCGGCCTTTGCCTGGTTATCCTCCTCCTCTCACCGCTCGGTCGCTCCTCCGGCGGTCACCTCAATCCTGCTCTCACAATGGCCCTTTGGCTGCGCCGCACCCTGGGCTGGCGCGACCTCATTTCCTATACTGCAGCGCAGATCGCCGGAGCAACAACAGGCGTCGCTCTCTCCAGGGTCCTATACGGCCCCATCATCGATCGAAGTCCAATCCATGACGGGGTTCTCAAACCGGCCATGACATACTTCCTGGCCACCTTGACGGAAGCCGGATTAACGTGCGTCCTACTCACCACGGTCCTAGTATTCTTGAGCAACCGCCACCTGGCGCCATGGTGTGTCTGTCCTTCCAGCATCCTTACCGCCCTCTTCATCTGGTGGGCCGGTATCGCTTCCGGAGCGTCTCTAAGTCAGGCACGTGCCATCGGACCCGACATCTTTGTCAACAACTACCCCGCTCTGTCCGTCTATCTCGTAGGCCCCACTATGGGAGGGCTGGCGGCCGCCGCTATTCACTTCTCATTCAAACGCCTTCCACTGACGGGAAAGATCCGCCACGACCCCAAGCGCTCCTGCACACAGCGGTGCGCGCTGCAACACGTTCGCTGA
- a CDS encoding AMP-binding protein, whose product MNGIIQAGPTLGGLTLDVLRRYPDRTAFTWDGGTLTYAGASDLVGRLQSVFAAHGLRRGHCMALLTGNRVESWCASIAAQASGMAITWLHQLASLEDHEYQLKDAEADALLVDTYRFSDRGGELAARVDRLSQVYTLSPREFGVDLVSAARNVGTASPWSIFEPGDVATINYTGGTTGHPKGAVRLNSPSPSLSYSDVLADFEIPMTPRYLAVAPMSHASGWKIMPTLMRGGSVHLLDGFSPDRVLSAINRERPNFTLLVPSMIYGLLEELDTQKADVSSLELLLYGAASISPDRLQEGIDRIGPVFAQMYGQTECYPITYLRRDDHDLNQPDRLRSCGRPVSTTAVALLDKDGHEVTDGEVGEICVRNRTAMRWYKNLPELTAETFRHGWLHTGDMGRMDERGYLYIVDRLKDMIITSGSNVFSRGVEDVLTDHAAVTQAVVFGTPDKKVGEVVNAAVILREGVEVDADELRRYVRDRKGELQAPQHIHFVKELPLTGLGKVDKQALRLRLTDKSSVWADGASSDAAS is encoded by the coding sequence ATGAACGGCATCATCCAAGCTGGGCCGACTCTGGGCGGACTCACATTGGACGTTCTTCGCCGATATCCGGATCGAACAGCGTTCACCTGGGATGGTGGAACGTTGACGTACGCCGGAGCGTCTGACCTTGTGGGGCGCTTGCAGTCGGTATTCGCTGCGCACGGCCTGCGTCGCGGCCACTGCATGGCTCTGCTGACGGGAAACCGGGTGGAGTCCTGGTGTGCGAGTATCGCCGCTCAGGCCAGCGGAATGGCCATCACCTGGCTCCATCAGCTCGCTTCGCTGGAAGACCACGAGTATCAGCTGAAGGATGCCGAAGCGGACGCCCTGCTTGTCGACACGTACCGATTCTCTGACAGGGGGGGCGAATTGGCAGCCCGGGTGGACCGCCTGTCACAGGTGTACACGCTCAGCCCACGCGAGTTCGGCGTGGATTTGGTGAGTGCTGCTCGCAATGTTGGTACTGCATCTCCCTGGAGCATCTTCGAGCCCGGTGATGTTGCCACCATCAACTACACCGGAGGAACAACAGGCCACCCGAAAGGGGCAGTTCGCCTAAATTCCCCCTCACCCTCGTTGTCCTACTCCGATGTACTTGCCGACTTCGAAATCCCGATGACACCCCGTTACCTTGCGGTCGCACCCATGAGTCATGCATCGGGATGGAAGATCATGCCGACTCTGATGCGAGGAGGCTCCGTGCATCTACTTGACGGATTCTCGCCGGATCGCGTTCTCTCCGCCATCAACAGGGAGCGGCCAAACTTTACGCTACTCGTACCGAGCATGATCTACGGGCTGCTTGAAGAGCTGGATACACAGAAAGCAGACGTGTCTTCCCTGGAACTTTTGCTCTACGGCGCTGCCTCAATTTCCCCGGACCGCTTGCAGGAAGGCATAGACCGAATCGGTCCGGTCTTCGCGCAAATGTACGGCCAGACGGAGTGCTATCCCATCACCTATCTGCGACGCGACGACCATGACCTGAACCAGCCGGACCGACTCAGGTCCTGCGGTCGGCCAGTCTCGACCACGGCGGTAGCCCTCCTGGACAAGGACGGTCACGAGGTCACCGACGGAGAAGTTGGCGAGATCTGCGTGCGCAACCGCACAGCGATGAGATGGTACAAGAACCTGCCGGAGTTGACTGCAGAAACCTTCCGGCACGGCTGGCTGCACACAGGCGACATGGGAAGGATGGACGAGCGTGGATACCTGTACATCGTGGACCGTCTCAAGGACATGATCATCACCAGCGGATCCAACGTCTTCTCACGTGGAGTGGAGGACGTGCTCACTGATCATGCAGCAGTGACTCAGGCAGTGGTGTTCGGGACCCCGGATAAAAAAGTGGGCGAGGTCGTCAATGCGGCCGTCATTCTCCGCGAAGGCGTGGAGGTCGATGCCGACGAGCTTCGCCGATACGTCCGCGACCGTAAAGGGGAGCTGCAGGCACCCCAACACATCCACTTCGTCAAGGAGCTGCCTCTTACGGGCCTGGGGAAGGTGGACAAGCAGGCCCTGAGGCTCCGCCTGACCGACAAGAGTTCCGTGTGGGCAGACGGAGCCTCGTCTGATGCGGCCTCATAG
- a CDS encoding TetR/AcrR family transcriptional regulator — MTEGRRERADAARNRQAILLATEQLLARHRPEQISMEQVAAAAGVGKGTVFHRFGNRMGLMQALMAERALALREAVTTGPPPLGPGAPSRERLLAFLDAVVGVVARNKGLLAALGHAATTAHKPEDDPRSAHPVYQFWHGHITTLISQERTDLDAELLAHILLAPLHSDPILRMLEQGDGRRLADSLRTLVTALLDASADGTEPRNGRQPNSPQG, encoded by the coding sequence ATGACAGAAGGCCGCCGCGAACGTGCCGACGCGGCAAGAAATCGGCAAGCGATCCTGCTGGCGACCGAGCAACTCCTCGCGCGGCACCGGCCCGAGCAGATCTCGATGGAACAAGTCGCCGCCGCAGCCGGCGTCGGCAAGGGCACGGTCTTCCACCGCTTCGGCAACCGCATGGGCCTTATGCAGGCGCTGATGGCAGAACGGGCCCTCGCCCTGCGCGAAGCCGTCACTACAGGGCCGCCCCCTTTGGGCCCGGGCGCCCCGTCACGAGAGCGCCTCCTCGCCTTCCTCGACGCCGTCGTCGGCGTGGTCGCCCGCAACAAAGGGCTTCTGGCTGCGCTCGGCCACGCCGCGACAACAGCACACAAGCCCGAAGATGATCCACGCAGCGCGCACCCCGTCTACCAGTTCTGGCACGGCCACATCACCACGCTGATCAGCCAGGAACGGACGGACCTGGACGCCGAACTCCTGGCCCATATCCTGCTCGCCCCCCTGCACAGCGACCCGATCCTGCGCATGCTGGAGCAGGGCGACGGCCGGCGCCTCGCCGATTCACTGCGTACCCTGGTGACCGCCTTGCTCGACGCCTCGGCGGACGGAACCGAGCCGAGGAACGGCCGCCAGCCGAACTCCCCGCAGGGGTGA
- a CDS encoding alpha/beta fold hydrolase, which produces MSSEVTLALAHGAWADASSWGRVIDQVTAAGVRVVTVPLPLTSLTDDVAALDHTLERETAPVVLAGHAYAGGVIQSTTSDNVRALVYIAALAPGEGETVADAVGRGTPHPKAPALTPDAHGLIWLPDDAFAGAFAHNASPQEQNRLRAVQRPISVKCITTAVGRPLWMDRPSWYLVAEEDRMIPAGNQHFFADRMGAEVRSEPVDHMLPLTAPNVVTEFLLRVVEKVGQEQPQG; this is translated from the coding sequence GTGAGTTCTGAAGTTACGTTGGCGCTGGCGCACGGCGCCTGGGCGGACGCCTCCAGTTGGGGCAGGGTCATCGACCAGGTCACTGCCGCCGGCGTACGCGTGGTCACCGTGCCCCTGCCCCTCACCTCGTTGACCGATGACGTGGCGGCGCTCGACCACACGCTCGAGCGGGAGACCGCCCCTGTTGTCCTCGCCGGACACGCCTACGCTGGCGGCGTCATCCAGTCGACCACGTCCGACAACGTCCGCGCGCTGGTCTACATCGCGGCTCTGGCGCCCGGCGAGGGCGAGACCGTGGCCGACGCCGTCGGCCGAGGAACGCCCCACCCGAAGGCACCGGCGCTGACCCCGGACGCCCACGGTCTCATCTGGCTCCCCGACGATGCCTTCGCCGGCGCCTTCGCCCACAATGCCTCGCCCCAGGAGCAGAACCGGCTCAGGGCGGTACAGCGCCCGATCTCTGTCAAGTGCATCACCACCGCGGTCGGCCGTCCCCTGTGGATGGATCGCCCCAGCTGGTACCTCGTCGCCGAGGAGGACCGGATGATCCCCGCCGGGAACCAGCACTTCTTTGCGGACCGTATGGGTGCCGAGGTGCGCAGCGAGCCCGTGGACCACATGCTTCCTCTCACGGCTCCCAACGTGGTGACGGAGTTCCTCCTCCGGGTGGTGGAGAAGGTCGGGCAGGAGCAGCCGCAGGGCTAG
- a CDS encoding nitroreductase, with protein sequence MDVYEAVESRRAVQAFSDEPVPKEVLERVLTAAARAPSSGNLQPWHVYVVAGEPLAELKRRATARARAGDPGDEREYPMYPAELTSPYLDRFSATAAQRYEALGIESHDPDRPRKIAALNSEAFGAPVVLFCYLDRTMGPGQWADAGMHLQTVMLLLRAEGFHSCPQVMWTMYRKTVSRTVGSDDGLVLVCGVAVGHEKEGMTRLRTGRADLTETVSFVGV encoded by the coding sequence GTGGACGTGTACGAGGCTGTGGAAAGTCGCCGGGCCGTGCAGGCGTTCAGCGATGAGCCGGTACCCAAGGAGGTACTCGAACGGGTGCTGACTGCGGCAGCGCGGGCTCCATCGAGTGGGAACCTCCAGCCGTGGCATGTGTATGTCGTGGCCGGCGAGCCCCTGGCGGAACTGAAGCGGCGCGCGACGGCCAGGGCGCGGGCGGGCGACCCGGGTGATGAGAGGGAGTATCCGATGTACCCCGCCGAGCTGACCTCGCCGTACCTGGACCGCTTCTCCGCAACGGCCGCCCAGCGGTACGAAGCACTGGGGATCGAAAGCCACGACCCCGACAGGCCCAGAAAGATCGCCGCCTTGAACTCGGAAGCGTTCGGGGCGCCGGTCGTACTGTTCTGCTACCTCGACCGGACGATGGGCCCCGGACAGTGGGCGGATGCGGGGATGCACCTGCAGACGGTCATGCTCTTGCTCAGGGCGGAAGGGTTCCACAGTTGCCCCCAGGTGATGTGGACGATGTACCGCAAGACGGTCAGTCGGACAGTCGGATCCGATGACGGGCTCGTACTGGTCTGCGGTGTCGCGGTGGGACACGAGAAAGAAGGCATGACCCGTCTGCGCACCGGGCGGGCGGACCTGACAGAGACAGTGAGCTTCGTCGGAGTGTGA
- a CDS encoding quinone oxidoreductase family protein has protein sequence MRRVRYYEYGDPDVLTIEEAEIPTPGPGQVLIRAEAIGANFVDTKFRRGPSSGAIFQRPLPGKLTGDVAGTVEAVGPGVDTQKVGRRVAGLAEDAFADYIVADAQWLAPIPDGLDLGAASMLPMGAPVALRTLRTGRLAPGETVLIHAAAGGIGHLAVQLAKLLGAGMVIATAGSPAKLDFARKCGADIAIDYSHSDWPDQVRKAAPRGVDVVLDSVGGETLQRSFDVLAPFGRIVIYGAASGELASLPVTKLFALKSVAGFSLIAWRAADPEQARREMTEVAEYSTAGQLHTAVHARLPLAEAAAAHRLLEDRSHLGRVLLVP, from the coding sequence ATGCGACGAGTCCGCTACTACGAATACGGCGATCCGGACGTCCTCACGATCGAGGAGGCCGAAATCCCCACGCCGGGGCCGGGCCAGGTGCTCATCCGGGCCGAGGCGATCGGGGCCAACTTCGTCGACACCAAGTTCCGACGCGGGCCGTCCAGCGGGGCGATCTTCCAGCGTCCCCTGCCCGGCAAACTCACCGGCGACGTGGCGGGCACCGTCGAAGCCGTCGGACCCGGCGTCGACACACAGAAGGTCGGCCGACGAGTCGCAGGGCTGGCCGAGGACGCGTTCGCCGACTACATCGTCGCCGACGCGCAATGGCTCGCCCCGATACCCGACGGACTCGACCTCGGTGCAGCCAGCATGCTGCCCATGGGCGCCCCGGTCGCACTCCGGACCCTGCGTACCGGCCGGCTTGCGCCGGGTGAGACGGTACTGATCCACGCTGCGGCCGGCGGTATCGGCCATCTGGCCGTACAACTCGCCAAACTGCTCGGCGCCGGCATGGTCATCGCCACCGCCGGCTCACCGGCCAAACTCGACTTCGCCCGCAAGTGCGGCGCCGACATCGCCATCGACTACAGCCACAGCGACTGGCCCGACCAGGTCCGCAAGGCCGCACCGCGAGGCGTGGACGTCGTTCTCGACTCCGTCGGCGGCGAGACCCTGCAGCGGAGCTTCGACGTACTGGCTCCGTTCGGCCGGATCGTCATCTACGGAGCTGCCAGCGGCGAGCTGGCCAGCCTGCCTGTCACCAAGCTCTTCGCCCTGAAGTCCGTGGCCGGGTTCTCGCTCATCGCATGGCGCGCAGCCGACCCCGAGCAGGCCCGCCGGGAAATGACCGAGGTCGCCGAATACTCCACCGCCGGGCAACTGCACACCGCCGTGCACGCCCGCCTCCCGCTCGCCGAGGCAGCCGCAGCACACCGGCTGCTCGAAGACCGGTCTCACCTCGGCCGCGTCCTCCTCGTGCCCTAG
- a CDS encoding LysR family transcriptional regulator, with protein sequence MVTLRALECLVALSDEGTMTRAAAVLHMSQPALSHQIASVEKELGTPVAERMKRGVVFTAAGRATVEEARKALAAADRAVRVGKKVGDGLGGKLRIACAETMTPWLLIPILRQWHRRWPDVELDLQEFTSSDRMVEHLMENGTDLVVGPEPTSTTAHVQVLGQEEVVIVASADHRFAACESVTVPELATEAFVHYHTDNGMAIWVDQFAAAHRTPLRVALRTFSPRTAAQMAGAGLGVTIVPVSALVGRFPAEVRRIEPRVHRDIVALTMTPSDVLVHRFITHLKRRGLPNVDTSARLDR encoded by the coding sequence ATGGTCACTTTGCGAGCGTTGGAGTGTCTGGTGGCGTTGTCCGATGAGGGGACGATGACCCGGGCGGCGGCGGTGCTGCACATGTCGCAGCCAGCCTTGTCACATCAGATCGCCTCGGTGGAGAAGGAGTTGGGGACTCCCGTCGCCGAGCGGATGAAACGCGGGGTGGTCTTCACGGCAGCGGGGCGCGCCACCGTGGAGGAGGCACGCAAGGCACTGGCGGCGGCCGATCGGGCGGTCCGAGTCGGAAAGAAAGTCGGCGACGGCCTGGGCGGGAAGCTGCGGATCGCGTGCGCAGAGACGATGACACCGTGGCTGCTCATCCCGATCCTGCGGCAGTGGCACCGGCGGTGGCCTGATGTGGAACTGGATCTGCAGGAGTTCACGAGCTCGGACCGCATGGTCGAGCATCTGATGGAGAACGGCACCGACCTGGTGGTGGGTCCTGAGCCGACAAGCACGACGGCGCACGTACAGGTCCTGGGCCAGGAGGAGGTCGTCATCGTGGCGTCGGCCGACCATCGGTTCGCGGCCTGCGAGTCGGTCACCGTCCCGGAACTGGCGACCGAGGCGTTTGTGCATTACCACACCGACAACGGCATGGCGATCTGGGTGGATCAGTTCGCCGCGGCGCACCGCACGCCATTGAGGGTGGCCCTGCGCACCTTCAGCCCGCGCACAGCCGCCCAGATGGCCGGAGCCGGGCTGGGTGTCACCATCGTTCCCGTCTCCGCACTGGTCGGCCGCTTCCCCGCCGAAGTCAGGCGCATCGAACCCCGGGTCCACCGCGACATCGTGGCTCTCACGATGACGCCCTCCGACGTTCTGGTGCACCGATTCATCACCCACCTGAAACGCCGGGGCCTGCCCAACGTCGATACGTCAGCGCGGCTCGACAGGTAG
- a CDS encoding GNAT family N-acetyltransferase: MVRSTPVSPLSLPLSDGVVVLRLRRVSDLDAISAASYDPETRRWLDDTPMDEAARSSSMTRVEEAWRSGQAAPLVVADAGTDEAVGIINLQFKDDDVATIAYSVFPTSRGRGIAPRAVRLLTDWALGDLGLTRLLLEANEANTASLRVAEKCQFHRIGSRTELDAAGHQYTTIVFGRWEP; the protein is encoded by the coding sequence ATGGTGCGTTCTACCCCAGTCAGTCCGTTGTCTCTGCCGCTCTCAGACGGAGTTGTCGTCCTGCGGCTGCGTCGTGTTTCCGACCTGGATGCCATCTCAGCAGCGAGCTACGATCCCGAGACTCGTCGTTGGCTCGATGACACACCGATGGACGAAGCGGCTCGCAGTTCGAGCATGACCCGGGTCGAGGAAGCATGGCGGAGCGGGCAAGCAGCTCCACTAGTGGTCGCAGACGCTGGGACAGATGAGGCTGTCGGGATCATTAATCTGCAGTTCAAGGATGATGACGTTGCGACTATTGCCTACAGTGTGTTCCCTACCAGCCGCGGCCGTGGCATCGCGCCGCGGGCTGTACGGCTGCTGACGGATTGGGCCCTGGGTGACCTCGGATTGACCCGACTCCTTCTTGAGGCCAACGAGGCCAACACCGCTTCGCTGAGGGTTGCTGAGAAGTGCCAGTTTCACCGGATCGGCAGCCGTACCGAGCTGGACGCGGCAGGCCACCAATACACGACCATCGTCTTCGGCCGCTGGGAGCCGTGA